The Juglans microcarpa x Juglans regia isolate MS1-56 chromosome 8S, Jm3101_v1.0, whole genome shotgun sequence genome has a window encoding:
- the LOC121244505 gene encoding patatin-like protein 2 yields MEAKNIVPLQPPTYGNVITVLSIDGGGIRGLIPGTILDFLESEFQKLDGEDARIADYFDVIAGTSTGGLVTAMLTAPNEKNRPVFAAKDIKDFYLNHCPKIFPQNNFPLFPLTAKIFKALSGPKYDGKYLHNLVREKLGSTRMHQTLTNVVIPTFDLKRLQPTVFSSYEADKNPSLDAILSDVCIATSAAPTYLPPYYFETKDPEGNVREFNLTDGGVAANNPALLAIGEVTKEILSGSPDFFPIKPMDYGRFLVISLGTGSQKDEEKYKARDAAKWGILDWLTRGGSTPIIDVFSQASADMVDVHLSEVFQALHSEESYLRIQDDTLRGVVSSVDVATTKNLDDLVKVGDELLKKRVSRVNLDTGLCEPSNSETNAEALIRFAKLLSQERHLRHARSPVGKAESHDHHK; encoded by the exons ATGGAAGCAAAAAATATTGTACCCCTACAGCCACCCACTTATGGAAATGTAATCACTGTTCTCAGCATTGATGGCGGAGGAATAAGAGGGCTTATCCCAGGAACCATCCTTGATTTCTTAGAATCCGAGTTTCAG AAGCTGGACGGGGAAGATGCAAGAATCGCagattattttgatgtgattGCAGGAACAAGCACAGGCGGCCTTGTAACTGCCATGCTAACTGCTCCAAATGAAAAGAACCGACCTGTCTTTGCTGCTAAGGATATCAAGGACTTCTACTTGAACCATTGCCCTAAAATATTCCCACAAAACAA TTTCCCGCTATTTCCACTTACTGCAAAGATCTTCAAAGCCCTTTCCGGACCTAAATACGATGGGAAGTATCTGCATAACCTTGTTAGGGAAAAACTTGGAAGTACAAGAATGCATCAGACTTTGACTAATGTTGTCATCCCAACATTTGATCTCAAGCGACTGCAGCCAACCGTCTTCTCTAGCTATGAG GCAGATAAAAACCCAAGCTTAGATGCCATACTCTCAGATGTATGCATTGCAACCTCAGCTGCACCAACTTATCTTCCACCTTATTACTTCGAAACCAAAGACCCAGAAGGGAACGTCAGGGAATTCAACCTTACAGATGGTGGGGTTGCTGCTAATAATCCG GCTTTACTTGCCATTGGTGAAGTGACAAAGGAGATCCTTAGCGGAAGTCCAGACTTCTTCCCTATAAAGCCGATGGACTATGGCCGGTTTTTGGTCATATCATTAGGAACTGGCTCGCAAAAAGACGAAGAGAAATACAAGGCTCGTGATGCAGCCAAGTGGGGCATACTAGATTGGTTAACCAGAGGTGGTTCCACCCCAATAATTGACGTATTTTCTCAAGCAAGTGCAGATATGGTTGACGTCCATCTCTCTGAGGTTTTCCAAGCCCTTCATTCTGAGGAAAGCTATCTGCGGATTCAG GACGATACATTGCGTGGGGTAGTATCTTCTGTGGACGTTGCCACAACGAAGAACTTGGATGATCTTGTCAAAGTTGGAGACGAATTGCTGAAAAAACGAGTCTCTAGGGTGAATCTGGATACTGGCCTCTGTGAACCTTCAAATAGCGAAACAAATGCAGAGGCTCTCATAAG GTTTGCAAAACTTCTTTCCCAAGAGAGGCATCTTCGCCATGCTAGGTCTCCCGTTGGAAAAGCTGAAAGTCATGATCATCACAAATGA